A genomic window from Paramormyrops kingsleyae isolate MSU_618 chromosome 23, PKINGS_0.4, whole genome shotgun sequence includes:
- the LOC111852026 gene encoding proteasome subunit alpha type-2-like: protein MAERGYSFSLTTFSPSGKLVQIEYALAAVAAGAPSVGIKASNGVVLATEKKQKSILYDEQSVHKVEPITKHIGMVYSGMGPDYRVLVRRARKLAQQYFLVYQEPIPTGQLVQRVASVMQEYTQSGGVRPFGVSLLIAGWDEGRPYLFQSDPSGAYFAWKATAMGKNYVNGKTFLEKRYNEDLELEDAIHTAILTLKESFEGQMTEDNIEVGICNEDGFRRLSPSEVKDYLAAIA, encoded by the exons ATGGCAGAAAGAGGATACAGCTTCTCTCTAACTACTTTCAG CCCGTCCGGCAAATTGGTCCAGATTGAATATGCTCTGGCGGCTGTTGCCGCTGGTGCTCCATCGGTCGGCATCAAAG CATCAAATGGTGTCGTTCTGGCCACTGAGAAGAAGCAGAAGTCGATATTGTACGACGAGCAGAGCGTTCATAAAGTGGAACCAATCACCAAGCACATAGGCATGGTCTACAGTGGGATGGGTCCCGACTACAG GGTACTTGTGAGGAGAGCCCGGAAGCTGGCCCAGCAGTACTTTCTGGTTTACCAGGAGCCCATTCCTACAGGTCAGCTGGTACAGAGGGTGGCGTCAGTCATGCAGGAGTACACGCAGTCAGG GGGAGTGCGTCCGTTTGGGGTCTCACTGCTGATTGCTGGCTGGGATGAAGGACGGCCCTACCTCTTCCAGTCAGACCCTTCT GGAGCATATTTTGCCTGGAAAGCAACAGCAATGGGAAAGAACTACGTCAATGGAAAAACATTCCTTGAGAAAAG ATACAATGAGGACCTAGAGCTTGAAGATGCAATTCATACAGCAATCCTGACTCTGAAG GAAAGCTTTGAGGGTCAGATGACTGAAGATAACATCGAAGTGGGCATTTGTAATGAGGACGGTTTCAGAAGACTTTCCCCTTCTGAGGTTAAGGATTATTTGGCAGCCATTGCCTGA
- the ntaq1 gene encoding protein N-terminal glutamine amidohydrolase isoform X2 has translation MHVSGSSPEYERITPCRKDCVYTSCYCEENVWKLCEYAKIQKQFPMDEIYAVFISNEQKMVPLWEQKSSHGNKPVIWDYHVILLHDGNKDQRKLRAIPAEEFLQNFASDRSHMKDATGTWRVSPPPYPCIETAGSKMNLDDFISMDPSVGYGQVHTLTEFVQRFGRS, from the exons ATGCATGTTAGCGGCTCCTCGCCGGAGTACGAGCGCATTACTCCCTGCAGGAAGGACTGCGTTTACACCAGCTGCTACTG CGAGGAAAATGTTTGGAAACTATGTGAATATGCCAAGATCCAAAAGCAATTCCCCATGGATGAGATTTATGCTGTCTTCATATCCAATGAGCAGAAGATG GTTCCTCTTTGGGAGCAGAAGTCTAGCCATGGAAACAAACCCGTAATTTGG GATTACCATGTTATTCTGCTGCATGACGGGAACAAGGATCAAAG GAAACTGCGTGCTATTCCAGCAGAAGAATTCCTGCAGAATTTTGCATCAGACAGATCGCATATGAAAGATGCTACTGGGACATGGCGCGTGTCTCCGCCCCCATACCCCTGTATCGAAACAGCAG GGTCCAAGATGAATTTAGATGACTTCATTAGCATGGACCCCAGTGTGGGATATGGTCAGGTCCACACTCTGACTGAGTTTGTCCAGCGGTTTGGACGTAGCTGA
- the ntaq1 gene encoding protein N-terminal glutamine amidohydrolase isoform X1 — MHVSGSSPEYERITPCRKDCVYTSCYCEENVWKLCEYAKIQKQFPMDEIYAVFISNEQKMVPLWEQKSSHGNKPVIWDYHVILLHDGNKDQRFIYDLDTVLPFPCPFDTYIKEAFRSDAYINSAFRRKLRAIPAEEFLQNFASDRSHMKDATGTWRVSPPPYPCIETAGSKMNLDDFISMDPSVGYGQVHTLTEFVQRFGRS, encoded by the exons ATGCATGTTAGCGGCTCCTCGCCGGAGTACGAGCGCATTACTCCCTGCAGGAAGGACTGCGTTTACACCAGCTGCTACTG CGAGGAAAATGTTTGGAAACTATGTGAATATGCCAAGATCCAAAAGCAATTCCCCATGGATGAGATTTATGCTGTCTTCATATCCAATGAGCAGAAGATG GTTCCTCTTTGGGAGCAGAAGTCTAGCCATGGAAACAAACCCGTAATTTGG GATTACCATGTTATTCTGCTGCATGACGGGAACAAGGATCAAAGGTTCATTTATGATCTAGATACTGTCCTGCCTTTTCCCTGTCCATTTGACACGTACATAAAAGAAGCCTTCCGGTCAGACGCTTACATCAATTCAGCTTTCAGGAG GAAACTGCGTGCTATTCCAGCAGAAGAATTCCTGCAGAATTTTGCATCAGACAGATCGCATATGAAAGATGCTACTGGGACATGGCGCGTGTCTCCGCCCCCATACCCCTGTATCGAAACAGCAG GGTCCAAGATGAATTTAGATGACTTCATTAGCATGGACCCCAGTGTGGGATATGGTCAGGTCCACACTCTGACTGAGTTTGTCCAGCGGTTTGGACGTAGCTGA